One genomic segment of Pseudomonas fortuita includes these proteins:
- a CDS encoding response regulator: MVNRVLVVDDEQTLAQNLQAYLQAQGLEVHVAHDGASGIEQAERLVPQVIVLDYRLPDMEGFQVLEAVRKNRQCHFMLITAHPTVEVRERAAELGVSHVLFKPFPLVELARAIFDLMGIERRRRATDNPADGFVERRQNRNESFPLQLYDGSWVLAERRCNGGKPPRPDDDQLLTGE; encoded by the coding sequence TTGGTGAACAGAGTATTGGTAGTCGATGACGAACAGACTCTTGCGCAGAACCTGCAAGCGTACCTGCAGGCGCAAGGCCTGGAAGTTCATGTTGCCCACGACGGTGCCAGTGGTATCGAGCAGGCTGAACGCCTGGTCCCACAAGTCATCGTGCTGGATTACCGCTTGCCCGACATGGAAGGTTTTCAGGTTCTGGAGGCTGTACGCAAGAACAGGCAGTGCCACTTCATGCTGATTACCGCCCACCCCACCGTCGAGGTGCGTGAGCGAGCCGCCGAGCTGGGTGTGAGCCATGTCCTGTTCAAGCCGTTTCCACTGGTGGAACTGGCCCGTGCGATCTTCGACCTGATGGGCATCGAGCGCCGGCGCAGGGCCACGGACAACCCGGCTGACGGGTTCGTCGAACGACGCCAGAACAGGAACGAATCGTTCCCCCTGCAGTTGTACGATGGAAGCTGGGTGTTGGCTGAGCGCCGGTGTAATGGCGGCAAGCCCCCGAGGCCCGACGACGATCAACTGCTCACAGGGGAATAG